Part of the Crossiella cryophila genome, CCGAGCGGGTGGAGCAGTGGATCTCCGAGGCGGCCGAGGCCGGGGCGAAGATCCTGGCCGGTGGCACCAGGGACGGGTCAACGGTGGCGCCGACGGTGCTCACCGAGGTGCCCAAGGACGCCAAGGTCTGGTGCGAGGAGGTCTTCGGGCCGGTGCTCGCGGTGGCCGCGGTGGACGGCGTGGACGAGGCCTTCGCCGAGGTCAACAACTCCGCGTACGGGTTGCAGGCCGGGGTGTTCACGCACGACATCCAGACCGCGTTCCGGGCGGGCACCGAGCTGGAGGTGGGCGGCGTGATCATCGGCGACGTGCCGTCCTACCGCGCGGACCAGCTGCCCTACGGCGGCGTGAAGGGCTCCGGCGTCGGGCGCGAGGGCGTGCGCACCACGATGACCGATTTCACCGAGGAGCGGGTGGTGGTGCTCACCGGCGTCAGCTGGTGAGTCCCTGGGCGAAGCGGAACACGCCGTCCGGGTCGTACCGGGCGGCGGCCGCGCGCAGCCGGGCCAGGTTCGGGCCGTAGTAGGCCTGCGCCCAGTCCCGCTGCGCCGGGTCGAGGTAGTTGACGTAGCTGCCCTTGCCGACCAGGCCGGGCAGCGCGGTCTGCACGTCGGTGACCGCGCTGGTCTGCCTGGCCGCGTCGGCGCGTTCGGCCGGGGCGTAGATCTGCACGCTGGCCAGGGCCTTGCGGTGCGGGAAGGCGGTGTCGGCCACGCCGACGTCGCCGACCGCGCCGCCGAGGCCGTCGAAGAGCAGGTCCATCTTGCGGCCCTGGATCTGGCCGACCACCTGGTCCAGGCCGGTGATCTTGTGTTCCATGATCCGGGAGGCGGCGGCGAAGCCCTCGCGCCTGCCGCCGCCGCTGCCCGCGAAGTGCCGCATCGCGTCCAGGTAGCCCTTGGGCTGCACCAGCCGCTGGCCAGGACGGGCTCCACTGGCGCTGATCAGCCGGTCCAGCAACGGGTTCAGCCCGGCCGCGCCGCCGACGTAGCACCCGGCCACCACCGGCACCGGGGGCGCGCCGCCGAGCAGGTGGCAGATCGACCACAGCTCGGGCGCGGCGGTGGTGATCCAGTCCTGCCAGGCGCCGAGCACCGCGGCCCCGGACCCGGCCGGGAAGCGCAGCGAGAACACGGTCAGCCCCGGCGCGGGCACGGTGCCGAACTCGAACTGGGTGACGACGGCCAGGTTGCCGCCACCGCCGCCGCGCAGCGCCCAGAACAGCTCCTGCTCGGAATCGGCAGAGGCGGTGCGCAGCGAGCCGTCCGGCAGCACCACCTGGGCGGAGCGGAGGTGGTCGCAGGTGAGGCCGAATTTCCGGGCCAGCACGCCGATCCCGCCGCCGAGGGTGAGTCCGGCGATGCCCACCGAGGGGCAGGACCCGGCGGGCAGCGCACGCCCGGCGCGGGCCAGTGCGGTGTAGACGTCGGCGAGTTTGGCGCCGGCGCCGATGCTCACGGTGCCGTCCGGCCGCACCCGCACGGCGTTCATCGGCGAGACGTCCAGCACCAGCCCGCCGGCAGGCGCGCTGTACCCGGCGTAGCTGTGCCCGCCGCTGCGCGCGGCCACCGGGAGCTTGGCCCGGCGGACCACGTCCAGGCAGGCCTGCACCTGCTCGGGGGTGCCGCAGCGGGCCAGCGCGGCGGGCGGGGCCGGGCTGAGCGCGGAGTTGAACGGGGACCAGGCGTTGCCGAACTCCGGGTCCGAGGGCAGCAGCAGGCTGACCTTGCCGCGCAGACCCGCCCAGTCCGGCGGCGGGGGCGGGCCGGTGCTGCCGGGCGGGGGCGGCGCGCTGCCACTGGTGGTGGTGCTGATCGGGGCGGTCTCACCGCTGCCGCACGCGCCGGTGGCCAGTGCCGCGGCGCCGATCCCGGCCAGCCGCAGGAATCCACGACGGTCCATCCGTTCACCTCCTGCCGTACAGGAGACGCCTGATGGGGTGCCCGCGTTGGGTGTAAGCCCGGTCACCACCCGGTCGCGCGACGCAACGCGCTGACCAGCCCGGCGCCGAGGTCCCCTGCCCGCAGCACCGCGGCCAGGTGACCGTCCGGCCGGACCAGCGCGGCCGAGCCCGGCGGCATCCGCAGCGCCTCGGCCAGCGCGCCGCCGTCGGATGCCTCCTCCAGCGGCTGCACGTGCACCGGCGGGCCCTTGGGGATGCGCGGCCGGGAGGCCACGGTGAGCAGGTGGAACTCGGGGCCGAAGTGCGGGCGTAGTCGCCCGTGGCCGGTCAGCGGGGCATCCGGGCAGAGCACGCCGGGCAGGGGCGGCCTGGCCTCGCCGGGATCACGCGGGAAGGCGGAGATCTCGGTGGGCTGGGCGGGCGTGGTCAGCGGGGAGTCCAGGTAGTAGAAGGGCTCGGCCAGCTTGCCGGAGTCGATCTTGGCGCGGGCCGCGGCCTCGCGCACACTGCGTTCCAGCACGTCCCGGCGGTAGGCCTGCTCGGCACCGGTGCGCGGCACCAGGAAGCGCATGGTCTCGCCGGTGACCCGCAGGTTCTCCCTGGCCGCTGCCCGGCGTTCGGCGTCGTAGGAGTGCAGCAGCACCGGTCCGCCCCAGCCTGCCCGGTCGAAGGCGATCTTCCAGGCGGCGTTCTCCGCGTCCGCGATGCCGGAGTTGAGCCCGCGCGCGCCGAAAGGGCTCATCACGTGCGCGGCGTCCCCGGCCAGCAGCACCCGGCCGATCCGCATCGCGGGCACGCAGCGCTGGTGGAAGCGGTAGACCGAGGCCCATTCCAGCTCGTAGTCGGCATCCCCGACCACCGAGCGGACCAGCGTCTCCAGCCCGCCGTTGGCGCGCTGCTCGGTCAGGTCGAAGTCATCCGGCACCTGCCAGTCGATCCGCCAGCGGCCGTTGGGCTGCGGGTGCACCAGCACCTGGCGGCCGGGGTTGGCGGGCGGATCGAAGTAGAAGCGGCGTTCCGCGGCGTGGGTGAGCGGGGCGCAGATGTCGGCGATGAGGAACTTGTCCCGGAAGCTGTAGCCCTGGAACGGCAGGTCGAGCAGCTGGCGGACCAGCGAGCGCGGGCCGTCGGCGGCCAGGCAGTGGCTGCCGCGGAAGGTGCGTTCGCCCACCGGCGCGGCCACGGTGACCTCGACGCTGTCCCGGTTCTGGCTCAGTCCGACCACCTTGTGCGCCAGGTGCACGGTGATCAGCGGCTCGGCCGCGACCCGCTCGTCCAGCAGCCGTTCCAGGTCGGTCTGCGGCAGGTTCACGAACGGCGGGAAGCCCGGCCGGTGCGGCAGTCGGACGGTGAGCACCTCGTGCTCGCGGTAGTAGGTGCGGCCGGTGTGCCAGGTGACCCCGGCCTCGGCCACCCGCTGGCCGAGCCCGACCCGCTCCAGGATGTCCAGCACATCGCCCTGCACGCAGATGGACCGGCTGCCGACGGCGGAGCGCCGGGGGGCCGCCTCCAGCACGATGCTCGGCACTCCGGCCCTGGCCAGGAGCAGCGCGCCCATCAGTCCGACCGGGCCGCCGCCGACCACGAGCACACACTCCGCACTCATGCCCGCTCCCTGACGTCCTCTATCGGCTGATCCATCCCCACACTGTGCCAGCGGTCACACTCGCGCGGAACATTCCGTGATGGATCAGCTACATGCCGTACCCCAACGGCCGAGATCGTCACCATTCCGCCCACTGAGCGTGATCTCCAGGGGCGGAACGGCCTCAGCTGACGATGGGCAGCCGGAGCGCGCCGGGCGCGGCCGTCGGCACCGCCGGACTGACCGGCGGGATGGGCGCGAGCCGCTGGTACGGGGCGTCCTGGGCCGGGCGGATGTCCCGCTCGCCCTTGTTCGGCCACAGCGAGAGCGCCCGCTCGGCCTGGGCGGTGATGGTCAGCGAGGGGTTCACCCCGAGGTTCGCCGAGATGGCCGAGCCGTCCACGATGGACAACCCCGGGTAGCCGTGCACCCGGTGGTAGGGGTCGATCACACCGTGCTCGGCGTCCAGGCCGATCGGGCAGCCGCCGAGGAAATGCGCGGTCATCGGGATGTTGAACATCTCGCTGATCGCCCCGCCCGGGATGCCGTCGATCTTGTCAGCAGCCAGCTCGGCTGCCTTGACCCCGGCCGGGATCGAGTTCGGGTTGGGCGCGCCGTGGCCCTGCTTGGAGGTCAGCTTGCGCCTGCCCAGCCAGGTCTTGCGGGTGAAGGTGGTGATCGAGTTGTCCAGGCTCTGCATCACCAGCAGGATCACCGTGCGCTGGCTCCAGTCCCGCACCGAGAGGTTGCGCAGGGTCAGCAGCGGGTGCCGCAGCATGGTGGCCACCGCCGGGGCCTGCAGCAGGCCCATCGCGTTGCTGCCCTTGCCATAGCGGACCGGCTCGATGTGGGTGACCTCGTCCGGGTGGAAGGAGGAGGTGATCGCCACGCCCCTGGTGAAGTCCCGGCTCGGATCGATCTTGGACGCCTTGGCGCCCAGGATCGCCTCGGAGTTGGTCCTGGTGAGCTGGCCCAGCCTGCCGGAGATGTCCGGCAGCGAGCCGTTGTCCCGCAGCTTGTGCAGCAGGTTCTGGGTGCCCCAGGTGCCGGCGGCCAGCACCACCTGGGCGGCGGTGAAGGTCCGGCGGCCCTTGCGCAGCCAGGACCCGGTGCGCTCGGTGCCGATCACCCAGCCCCCGCCCTCCCGGCGGCGCAGCCCGGTGACCGTGGTCAGCGGGAAGACCTCGGCGCCCTTGCGCTCGGCCAGGTAGAGGTAGTTCTTCATCAGGGTGTTCTTCGCGCCGACCCGGCAGCCGGTCATGCAGGAGCCGCATTCGGTGCAGCCGGTGCGCTCGGGCCCGGCGCCGCCGAAGTACGGGTCGGCCGCTGGTTTGCCCGGCTGGTCGAAGAACACGCCGACCGGGGTGGTGGTGTAGGTGCCCGCCACGCCCATGTCCTCGGCCACGTCCTTGATCACCTGATCGGACGGGGTGGTGGTCGGGTTCGGCACCACGCCGAGCATCCGGGTGGCCTGCTCGTAGTAGGGCGCGAGTTCGGCCTCCCAGTCGGTGATGTGCGCCCACTGCGGATCCCGGTAGAACGGTTTGAGCGGCCGGTACAGCGTGTTCGCGTAGTTCAGCGACCCGCCGCCGACCCCGGCCCCGGCCAGGATCAGCACGTTGCGCAGCAGGTGGATCCGCTGCACGCCGAAGCAGCCGAACTTCGGCGCCCACAGGAACCGCTTGAGGTCCCAGGAGGTCTTGGCGAACTCCTCGTCGGCGAAGCGGCGCCCCGCCTCCAGCACCGCTACCCGGTAACCCTTCTCGGCCAGTCTCAGCGCCGAGACGCTGCCACCGAAGCCGGAACCGATCACCACGACGTCGTAGTCGTTGTTACTGGCGAGTTGGGTCATGCAGCCAAGGTAGGCAGAACGCGTCGCCGCCGCTAGAGGGTGTTACCCGAAGTAACGATTAAGACGAAGGCAGATCCGATCGGACCATCCCGTAGACCACGATGTCCCGGCGCGCCCCGTCCCGGAGCTGGGCCCCGCGCAGCACGCCCTCCCGGCGCAGCCCGGCCTTCTCCAGCGCGCGCTGCTCGGCCCGGTTCTCCACATCGGTGGACGCCTCCACCCGGTCCAGGTCGGTGCTGGCGAACAGGTGCTCGACCAGCAGCCGCTGGGCGGCCACGCCGAGCCCCCGGCCACGGGCCGAGGGCAGCAGCGCGATGCCGAAGTTCCACGCCGTGCAGGCGTAGGACGGGCCGTAGGAGACCGGGTGCCAGGAGACGTCGCCGACCAGCTCGCCGGTGATCTGGTCCACCACCACCGCGTGCCCGGCCTCGAAGCTGATCAGCTGCTCGCGCTGGTCCCGGTCCACGTCGAAGGCGCCGTCGCTGCCGTTGTCCAGCAGCTCCTTGTCCCCCGCCGCGAACTCGGCCAGCGCGACCAGGTCGTTCTCCGCCAGGATTTCCCTGACCGTCACGTGCGCACCGTCAGGCCGACCTTCTGGAACTCCTTCAGGTCGGAGTAGCCGGTCTTGGCCATCGCCCTGCGCAGCGCGCCGAAGAGGTTCAGCGTGCCGAACGGGCTGGTGGCAGGCCCGAACAGGACCGACTCCAGGCTGTGCCCGCTGGTGTAACCGGCCACGTCGCTGCGCGGCAGCGAGGGGTGCGCGGCGGCCGCGGTCCAGTAGTAGCCCTGGCCGGGCAGGTCCTGGGCCTCGGTGAGCGCCTCGCCCAGCATCACCGCGTCCGCGCCGCAGGCGATGGCCTTGGCGATGTCGCCGGAGTAGACCAGGCCGCCGTCGGCGATCACGTGCACGTACCGGCCGCCGGTCTCGTCCAGGTAGTCCCGGCGGGCGGCCGCGGCCTCGGCGATCGCGGTGGCCATCGGCACCCCGATGCCCAGCACCCGGTTGGTGGTGCTGGCGTGCGACTCGCCGTAGCCGACGATGACCCCGGCCGCGCCGGTGCGCATCAGGTGCATCGCGGTGCGGTAGTCGCCCACCCCACCGGCGATCACCGGGATGTCCAGGTCGGCGATGAACCGCTTGAGGTTGAGCGGCTCGCCGTCCCGCGAGACGTGCTCGGCGGAGATGATGGTGCCCTGCACGATGAGGATCTCCACGCCCGCGGCCAGCAGGTCGGGGGTCAGCTCCTCGGCGTGCTGCGGGCTGACCCGCACCGCCACCGTGTTGCCGGACTCGCGCACGGTCCGGATGGCCTCGGTGAGCAGGTCCACCCGGATCGGCGCGGCGTGCAGCTCCTGCAGCAGCCGCACCGCGGCGGCCGGGTCCTCTTCCTCCTCGGCCGCCTGCACCACGCGGAAGAGCGCGTCCTCGGCGTTGGCGTGCCGGGCCCACACCCCCTCCGCGTTGAGCACGCCGAGCCCGCCCAGCTCACCGAAACGCACCGCGGTGGCCGGGGAGACCACCGCGTCGGTGGGGTGGGTGATCAGCGGGATGTCGAAGCGGTAGGCGTCGATCCGCCAGTCCAGCGACACGTCCTTGGAGGAGCGGGTGCGCCGGGAGGGCACGATCTCGATGTCGTCAAGCCCGTAGGCACGCAACGCGGTGCGCCCGGCACCGATCTCCACCTGGTCCCGCACGTCGATCCTCTCTTACTGTCCGAAATGCACTGTCCACCCACGATCGTCCCGGCAGGACGACTCAGCGGGTGGTGTAGTTCGGCGCTTCCACGGTCATCGTGATGTCGTGCGGGTGGCTCTCCTTGAGCCCGGCCGCGGTGATCCGGACCAGCTGGGCCTGCTGGAGCTGGGTGATGGTGGCCGCGCCCGCGTAACCCATGCCCGAGCGCAGACCGCCGACGAGCTGGTGCACCACGTTGGACAGCGGGCCGCGGAAGGGGATCCGGCCCTCGATGCCCTCTGGCACCAGCTTGTCCTCGCTGAGCACGTCGTCCTGGAAGTAGCGGTCCTTGGAGTAGGACTTGGCCTGGCCGCGGGACTGCATCGCGCCCAGCGAGCCCATGCCGCGGTAGGTCTTGTACTGCTTGCCGTTGTGCAGGATCAGCTCGCCCGGCGCCTCGGCGGTGCCCGCGAGCAGGCTGCCCAGCATCACCGTGCTGGCCCCGGCCGCGATGGCCTTGGCGATGTCGCCGGAGTACTGGATGCCGCCGTCGCCGATGACCGGGACCCCGGCCGCGGCACAGGCCAGCGATGCCTCGTAGATCGCGGTGATCTGCGGCGCGCCCACGCCGGCGACCACCCGGGTGGTGCAGATGGAACCGGGGCCGACACCGACCTTCACGCCGTCCGCGCCCGCCTCGACCAGCGCCTGCGCGCCGGCCCTGGTAGCCACGTTGCCGCCGATGATGTCGGTGGACTCGCCCAGTTCCTGCTTGAGCTTGGCCACCATGTCCAGCACGTTGCGCGAGTGCGCGTGCGCGGAGTCCACCACGATCGCGTCCACGCCCGCGTCCACCAGGGACATCGCCCTGCGGTAGGCGTCATCGCCGACACCGACCGCGGCGCCGACCACCAGGCGGCCGTCCGGGTCCTTGGTGGCCAGCGGGTACTGGTCGGTCTTGACGAAGTCCTTGACCGTGATCAGCCCGCGCAGCTTGCCGTCGCCGTCGATGATCGGCAGCTTCTCCACCTTGTGCCTGCGCAGCAGGCCGAGCGCGGCCTCGGCCGACACGCCGACGTGCGCGGTGACCAGCGGCATCTGGGTCATGACCTCCCGCACCGGGCGGGTGTGGTCGACCTCGAAGCGCATGTCCCGGTTGGTGATGATGCCGACCAGGCGGCCCTGCTCGTCGGTGACCGGCAGGCCGGAGATGCGGAAGCGGCGGCACTTCTCGTCCACCTCGGCCAGGGTGTCCTCCGGCGAGCAGGTGACCGGATCGGTGACCATGCCGGCCTCGGAGCGCTTGACCACCTCGGCCTGGGCGGCCTGCTCCTCGACGGAGAGGTTGCGGTGCAACACGCCGACCCCGCCCTGGCGGGCCATGGAGATGGCCATCCTGGCCTCGGTGACGGTGTCCATCGCGGAGGAGACCAGCGGTACCCGCAGGGTGATGTTGCGGGAGAGGCGGCTGGTGGTGTTGACCGCGCCGGGCACGACGTCGGACTCGGCGGGCAAGAGGAGGACGTCGTCGAAGGTCAGGCCGAGCATGGCGAACTTCGGCGGGATGCCGTGAGCGGTGAGCTCGCTGGTCATGACTGGTGTCGGCCTTCCTGGTGCGCCGGTCCCACGGTGGTTCCCGCCGGCCCGGTGGAGCCAGCGGAACGGGTGACCACATGCTAACCGGCCGACCGGCGGCAACACCTCCGGCCGCGAGCCAGGTACCGTGCCCACGTGCCGCACAACGCGTTGCCGCCCGATCCCTTCGCCGGGGATCCGGAGGACCCGGCCCTGGTGCTGGGTGAGGCAGAGGAGGAAACGGCCGAGCCACTCGGCGAGGACGAGCGTGCCGACCTGCTCGCCGACCTGGCTGATCTGGCCGTCTACCAGGCACTTCTGGAGCCGCGTGGACTCCGCGGCATCGTGGTGGACTGCGGCGACTGCCGGGAGCCGCACTACCACGACTGGGAGTTGCTGCGCTCCAGTCTGCAGCAGCTGCTCGACGACGGCCGGATGCGCCCGCACGAGCCTGCCTACGACCCGGACCCGGC contains:
- a CDS encoding GNAT family N-acetyltransferase, which translates into the protein MTVREILAENDLVALAEFAAGDKELLDNGSDGAFDVDRDQREQLISFEAGHAVVVDQITGELVGDVSWHPVSYGPSYACTAWNFGIALLPSARGRGLGVAAQRLLVEHLFASTDLDRVEASTDVENRAEQRALEKAGLRREGVLRGAQLRDGARRDIVVYGMVRSDLPSS
- a CDS encoding DUF5319 family protein, encoding MPHNALPPDPFAGDPEDPALVLGEAEEETAEPLGEDERADLLADLADLAVYQALLEPRGLRGIVVDCGDCREPHYHDWELLRSSLQQLLDDGRMRPHEPAYDPDPASYVSWEYCRGYADGVTHTEGER
- a CDS encoding GuaB3 family IMP dehydrogenase-related protein, with translation MRDQVEIGAGRTALRAYGLDDIEIVPSRRTRSSKDVSLDWRIDAYRFDIPLITHPTDAVVSPATAVRFGELGGLGVLNAEGVWARHANAEDALFRVVQAAEEEEDPAAAVRLLQELHAAPIRVDLLTEAIRTVRESGNTVAVRVSPQHAEELTPDLLAAGVEILIVQGTIISAEHVSRDGEPLNLKRFIADLDIPVIAGGVGDYRTAMHLMRTGAAGVIVGYGESHASTTNRVLGIGVPMATAIAEAAAARRDYLDETGGRYVHVIADGGLVYSGDIAKAIACGADAVMLGEALTEAQDLPGQGYYWTAAAAHPSLPRSDVAGYTSGHSLESVLFGPATSPFGTLNLFGALRRAMAKTGYSDLKEFQKVGLTVRT
- a CDS encoding FAD-dependent oxidoreductase, with the translated sequence MDRRGFLRLAGIGAAALATGACGSGETAPISTTTSGSAPPPPGSTGPPPPPDWAGLRGKVSLLLPSDPEFGNAWSPFNSALSPAPPAALARCGTPEQVQACLDVVRRAKLPVAARSGGHSYAGYSAPAGGLVLDVSPMNAVRVRPDGTVSIGAGAKLADVYTALARAGRALPAGSCPSVGIAGLTLGGGIGVLARKFGLTCDHLRSAQVVLPDGSLRTASADSEQELFWALRGGGGGNLAVVTQFEFGTVPAPGLTVFSLRFPAGSGAAVLGAWQDWITTAAPELWSICHLLGGAPPVPVVAGCYVGGAAGLNPLLDRLISASGARPGQRLVQPKGYLDAMRHFAGSGGGRREGFAAASRIMEHKITGLDQVVGQIQGRKMDLLFDGLGGAVGDVGVADTAFPHRKALASVQIYAPAERADAARQTSAVTDVQTALPGLVGKGSYVNYLDPAQRDWAQAYYGPNLARLRAAAARYDPDGVFRFAQGLTS
- a CDS encoding FAD-dependent oxidoreductase gives rise to the protein MTQLASNNDYDVVVIGSGFGGSVSALRLAEKGYRVAVLEAGRRFADEEFAKTSWDLKRFLWAPKFGCFGVQRIHLLRNVLILAGAGVGGGSLNYANTLYRPLKPFYRDPQWAHITDWEAELAPYYEQATRMLGVVPNPTTTPSDQVIKDVAEDMGVAGTYTTTPVGVFFDQPGKPAADPYFGGAGPERTGCTECGSCMTGCRVGAKNTLMKNYLYLAERKGAEVFPLTTVTGLRRREGGGWVIGTERTGSWLRKGRRTFTAAQVVLAAGTWGTQNLLHKLRDNGSLPDISGRLGQLTRTNSEAILGAKASKIDPSRDFTRGVAITSSFHPDEVTHIEPVRYGKGSNAMGLLQAPAVATMLRHPLLTLRNLSVRDWSQRTVILLVMQSLDNSITTFTRKTWLGRRKLTSKQGHGAPNPNSIPAGVKAAELAADKIDGIPGGAISEMFNIPMTAHFLGGCPIGLDAEHGVIDPYHRVHGYPGLSIVDGSAISANLGVNPSLTITAQAERALSLWPNKGERDIRPAQDAPYQRLAPIPPVSPAVPTAAPGALRLPIVS
- a CDS encoding FAD-dependent monooxygenase is translated as MSAECVLVVGGGPVGLMGALLLARAGVPSIVLEAAPRRSAVGSRSICVQGDVLDILERVGLGQRVAEAGVTWHTGRTYYREHEVLTVRLPHRPGFPPFVNLPQTDLERLLDERVAAEPLITVHLAHKVVGLSQNRDSVEVTVAAPVGERTFRGSHCLAADGPRSLVRQLLDLPFQGYSFRDKFLIADICAPLTHAAERRFYFDPPANPGRQVLVHPQPNGRWRIDWQVPDDFDLTEQRANGGLETLVRSVVGDADYELEWASVYRFHQRCVPAMRIGRVLLAGDAAHVMSPFGARGLNSGIADAENAAWKIAFDRAGWGGPVLLHSYDAERRAAARENLRVTGETMRFLVPRTGAEQAYRRDVLERSVREAAARAKIDSGKLAEPFYYLDSPLTTPAQPTEISAFPRDPGEARPPLPGVLCPDAPLTGHGRLRPHFGPEFHLLTVASRPRIPKGPPVHVQPLEEASDGGALAEALRMPPGSAALVRPDGHLAAVLRAGDLGAGLVSALRRATGW
- the guaB gene encoding IMP dehydrogenase, which encodes MTSELTAHGIPPKFAMLGLTFDDVLLLPAESDVVPGAVNTTSRLSRNITLRVPLVSSAMDTVTEARMAISMARQGGVGVLHRNLSVEEQAAQAEVVKRSEAGMVTDPVTCSPEDTLAEVDEKCRRFRISGLPVTDEQGRLVGIITNRDMRFEVDHTRPVREVMTQMPLVTAHVGVSAEAALGLLRRHKVEKLPIIDGDGKLRGLITVKDFVKTDQYPLATKDPDGRLVVGAAVGVGDDAYRRAMSLVDAGVDAIVVDSAHAHSRNVLDMVAKLKQELGESTDIIGGNVATRAGAQALVEAGADGVKVGVGPGSICTTRVVAGVGAPQITAIYEASLACAAAGVPVIGDGGIQYSGDIAKAIAAGASTVMLGSLLAGTAEAPGELILHNGKQYKTYRGMGSLGAMQSRGQAKSYSKDRYFQDDVLSEDKLVPEGIEGRIPFRGPLSNVVHQLVGGLRSGMGYAGAATITQLQQAQLVRITAAGLKESHPHDITMTVEAPNYTTR